The genomic window AAACGCCCTTATGCTCCAGGGCAACATGGTGCAAACCAGCGTAGAAAGCTGTCTGAATTCGGACTACAGTTGCGTGAAAAACAGAAGCTTCGTTTTATGTACGGCATTAACGAACGTCAATTTCTCCGCATCTTTAACGATGCTGGCAAAATGAAAGGGATCCACGGTGAAAACTTTATGGCCCTTTTAGAATCTCGCCTTGACAACCTCGTATACCGTCTCGGCTTTGCGCGTACTCGTCGTCAAGCTCGTCAGCTCGTCAACCACGGTCACGTACTCGTTGATGGCAAACGTGTTGACATCCCTTCTTTCCGCGTTGAGCATGGACAAACGATCTCTCTTCGTGAGAAGTCTCGTAACCTTTCCATCGTGAAAGAAGCAATTGAAGCAAACACATTCGTTCCTGAGTACCTTTCATTCAACGAAGATACACTAGAAGGTACGTACAATCGTTTCCCTGAGCGCTCTGAGCTTCCAGCAGAGATCAACGAATCACTAATCGTTGAGTACTACTCTCGTTAATAAGAACGAATTGCATTTAACAAGAAAAAAAGCCTTGAAAATGTTGATGTACCAACATTTCAGGGCTTTTTCTATTTTCACGACCTTAGCAAGATCATGCAGAAAAATGTACGTATTTTCGGCCAGTTTTCGGTCAAAAAACTTTAAAGTAAGCAGGCGCAATTGAAAAAAATGACACATGTCTTCTTTTTAACGCTCATCCAGCAAACATTATTGCCATATTCCATATTAGGTCAAATACTTGGTGGCTGAACTATCGTGATATTCAACATTTGTTCGACAGCCAACGTACCTTAGGCGAAAACAAAGCATCTTAACCCATCGCGACGCTTGAGGAATGGCAAGCATTTGTCTTCCTAACCCGCTGCAATGGTACAAAGATTGCAAAAAGGTGCACTGTGCCCCATTACATAATTACCCTATTTGTTTATCTCAGTTAAATCTAGGTGCATTGTTGAATCTATACCGTATTTAACATTCTGCACCAGACATTTCATTTGTGAACACACGTTTATATTCTTTAGGCGACAGTTTCAGTGCTGATTTACCAACATAGTGAAATTGTAGTGCTCGACGACGCTTTGGTGAGTGATTTGGTGGTGTTCCATGTTTAAGTAAACCATGAAAAAAGAGAATACCACCTGGTTTTAAGGGCACCGTTACATCTCTTTCTACTGAAATATGAGTATCGCATATCTGCAAATCCCGAATGAAATAATGAGGCGTTGCGCCCTCTGCGTGAGAACCTGGAATCACATGCATACAGCCATTATCATGAGTCACCTCATCCAAAGCAACCCATACCCCTATCACAGGATTTGTATAAGAAAGAGCTTTGAATGCCATATCTTGATGCCAAGGCTTTTCTCCTCCTTCAAAAGGCGGCTTTAGCAAAGCCATATCTTGCGCTAAGATCGGTTCTTCTCCAAGAATTTCTTCTATTTTAGTTTGAATCTCAGGGTGATAAGCAATTGCGTTTAATCGCTCATCAACTTCTACAAATTCACTAATTTTTCGAACTGCAATCTCACGTTCCTTATCTGTTTTTAATTCAGCTTGGGGTTTCGTAAATTGAATTTTCGCGCCTTTATCGTCATCAAAGATTATTTGATTTATAGCATCAATGGCACGATTCACCTCTTTTTGTGTCAAGACATTTTCTATGGCTAAATACCCATCATGTCGATACTGTTTAATTTTTCCTTCATCCCAATTGTCAAAACCATCATATTTTTCTGCGATTTGATCAAACCGATATAGCTTTGCAATTTCTTCAGACTCTGTTGTGTTTCTCATAATATCACTCCTTCAATTAAATAATTTCCGTTCCATAATTCATTTTATTCAAAAAATATGATAAAACAAATGCACAAATCACATCATTATTTATACTATTTCACATCATTGGAGCGGTTTACTTTGATATCATTACAAAACATTAAATTAAGTTCTTCATTCGGTAAGGTCAATTGTGAATATAATTGGAAATGGAATCGCACAAATACTCCATTTAAAAATTATGATTATTGGTACGTGTGGCACGGTGAAGGAGAGGTCATATTGAATGGTCAACATCACCAAGTAGGAAAAAGAGATTGCTTCCTTTTCCAACCAGGCGATTTGACTTCTGCGAAACATAATCCAGAAAATCCGCTTACAGTCACATTTATTCATTTTTCCCTGAACGCAGATGAATCTTTTTTGTTACATTTACCTTCATTCGTACATTTTGACCCAGCAGAATTTCACGAACAATACCTCAACCGTTTTATGCATGTGATGTTGACTAGAGTAT from Litoribacterium kuwaitense includes these protein-coding regions:
- the rpsD gene encoding 30S ribosomal protein S4 — protein: MARYTGPSWKKARRVGVSLTGTGKELEKRPYAPGQHGANQRRKLSEFGLQLREKQKLRFMYGINERQFLRIFNDAGKMKGIHGENFMALLESRLDNLVYRLGFARTRRQARQLVNHGHVLVDGKRVDIPSFRVEHGQTISLREKSRNLSIVKEAIEANTFVPEYLSFNEDTLEGTYNRFPERSELPAEINESLIVEYYSR
- a CDS encoding phytanoyl-CoA dioxygenase family protein, which translates into the protein MRNTTESEEIAKLYRFDQIAEKYDGFDNWDEGKIKQYRHDGYLAIENVLTQKEVNRAIDAINQIIFDDDKGAKIQFTKPQAELKTDKEREIAVRKISEFVEVDERLNAIAYHPEIQTKIEEILGEEPILAQDMALLKPPFEGGEKPWHQDMAFKALSYTNPVIGVWVALDEVTHDNGCMHVIPGSHAEGATPHYFIRDLQICDTHISVERDVTVPLKPGGILFFHGLLKHGTPPNHSPKRRRALQFHYVGKSALKLSPKEYKRVFTNEMSGAEC
- a CDS encoding helix-turn-helix transcriptional regulator; translated protein: MHKSHHYLYYFTSLERFTLISLQNIKLSSSFGKVNCEYNWKWNRTNTPFKNYDYWYVWHGEGEVILNGQHHQVGKRDCFLFQPGDLTSAKHNPENPLTVTFIHFSLNADESFLLHLPSFVHFDPAEFHEQYLNRFMHVMLTRVYGFKQEATMLLGLLLIMFERQSQMKKDGYRQYHALNRVMLDIAAKINQEPGKQHTITNLAEQAHLSPRYFSLKFKEFMGQTIESYIIDRRIDRAEYLLRTGMTVTEVANALGYQNIYYFSRQFKQKTGVNPSKVQAWR